A stretch of Sphingomonas sp. JUb134 DNA encodes these proteins:
- a CDS encoding glycosyl hydrolase family 28-related protein: MTASTALRLLPALLLAGTALPALAAPGSTSVYATAPNDPRAITVSAQGDGTTDDSAAIQQAIDAAAGHGGGGLVFLPSGRYRITRTLYVWPGVRLFGVGKKRPVLVLAPNTPGFQSGVGNMIFFTGNRPQPDGAGPRVPVPPPTSVPFNPGIADANSGTFYSAMANVDFEIGSGNPAATAVRFHTAQHTYLSHIDFHLGSALAGIYQVGNLGQNLRFFGGRYGILTEKPSPAWQYTLLDSTFEGQRDAAIREHEAGLTLVNTSFRNVPVGIEIDRGYGDWLWGKDVRFENVSQAGVIISNEGNAYTQIGFCNAVATGTPVFARFRDSGQTVAGKGSRYRVREFTYGLTVPALGATGSYATRMDAAPLSGTPRRRDRAIRLLPPVADWVNVRDLGVRGDNATDDTAAIQRAIDSRRVLYFPAGFYRVSDTLKLRPDSVLVGLHPSMTQIVLTEDSAPFRGVGSPRALIESAKGGDAIVSGLGLFTGGTNPRATALLWRAGERSLVDDVKFQGGHGTFLADGSRFDPYNANHTADPDPKKRWDGQYASLWVTDGGGGTFNGLWTPNTYAQAGLYVSDTSTPGYVYQMSAEHHRRAEIVLDRVRNWQFLAPQTEEEAGESRDAVALEVRNSRDILFANLHAYRVTRSLQPAPAAVTLDGSSGIRFRNVHVNAESGFATCDGNGCGTYLRASKYPYENAIVDVTRRAAVREREFAVLDVTDAPAPAASPSLAPVRMLAEGFYSLGGGAVDPTGKLYFVDRYFQRIHGWSEREGLSIVADAPLDPVNLAVDRSGKLMVLSSAGAAATVYSIDPAAPQAPRIIAPTPASAATGGRIALPASFWNNGEFRDQYDPATDRFTTLAEMFARDMALPKPLEYRSPDGSIALPAYRVWQQGPADHLGWRFSDTLDTYGFVHGTVGSRVYVANGSEDRTYSGLLGAGGAVTDLKPFAPRGGESVAVGPDGRVYVANGEIFVYGVDGREQGRIDVPQRPLQLLFGGPDGATLFILAHHALFAARP, translated from the coding sequence ATGACAGCCAGCACCGCCCTCCGTCTGCTCCCAGCGCTGCTGCTCGCCGGCACCGCCCTGCCGGCACTGGCGGCGCCCGGCTCGACCTCGGTCTACGCAACCGCGCCGAACGACCCACGCGCCATCACCGTGTCGGCGCAGGGCGACGGCACCACCGACGATAGCGCCGCGATCCAGCAGGCGATCGATGCGGCCGCGGGCCATGGCGGCGGCGGTCTCGTCTTCCTTCCCTCCGGTCGGTACCGGATCACCCGCACGCTGTATGTCTGGCCCGGCGTGCGCCTGTTCGGGGTCGGCAAGAAGCGCCCGGTCTTGGTGCTGGCACCCAACACGCCCGGCTTCCAGAGCGGCGTCGGCAACATGATCTTCTTCACGGGCAACCGCCCTCAGCCGGACGGGGCAGGCCCGCGCGTGCCCGTGCCGCCGCCCACCAGCGTTCCGTTCAACCCGGGCATTGCCGACGCCAATTCGGGCACCTTCTACTCGGCCATGGCGAACGTCGACTTCGAGATCGGCAGCGGCAATCCGGCGGCGACCGCGGTCCGGTTCCACACCGCCCAGCATACCTATCTCAGCCACATCGACTTCCACCTCGGCTCCGCCCTCGCCGGCATCTACCAGGTCGGGAACCTGGGCCAGAACCTGCGCTTCTTCGGCGGCCGCTATGGCATCCTAACGGAGAAACCGTCGCCGGCCTGGCAATACACGCTGCTGGATTCGACCTTCGAAGGGCAGCGCGACGCCGCGATCCGCGAGCACGAGGCCGGCCTCACGCTGGTCAACACCAGCTTCCGCAACGTGCCCGTCGGGATCGAGATCGACCGCGGCTATGGCGATTGGTTGTGGGGCAAGGACGTCCGCTTCGAGAATGTCTCGCAGGCCGGCGTCATCATCAGCAACGAGGGCAACGCGTATACGCAGATCGGCTTCTGCAATGCGGTGGCGACCGGGACGCCCGTCTTCGCGCGCTTTCGCGACAGCGGCCAGACGGTCGCGGGCAAGGGGAGCCGCTACCGCGTGCGCGAGTTCACCTATGGGCTGACCGTGCCGGCGCTGGGCGCCACCGGCAGCTACGCGACGCGCATGGATGCCGCACCGCTCTCGGGCACCCCGCGCCGCCGCGATCGCGCGATCCGCCTGCTGCCGCCCGTCGCCGACTGGGTGAACGTGCGAGACCTGGGGGTGCGCGGGGACAATGCGACCGACGACACCGCCGCGATCCAGCGCGCGATCGACAGCCGCCGGGTACTCTACTTCCCGGCCGGATTCTACCGCGTCTCCGACACGCTGAAGCTGCGCCCCGACAGCGTCCTGGTCGGGCTGCATCCCAGCATGACGCAGATCGTCCTGACCGAGGACAGCGCGCCCTTCCGCGGGGTCGGCAGTCCGCGCGCGCTGATCGAGAGCGCAAAGGGCGGGGATGCGATCGTCTCCGGCCTGGGCCTCTTCACGGGCGGTACCAATCCGCGTGCAACCGCGCTCTTGTGGCGTGCAGGCGAACGATCGCTGGTGGACGACGTCAAGTTCCAGGGTGGTCACGGCACCTTCCTTGCCGACGGCAGCCGCTTCGATCCGTACAATGCCAACCACACGGCCGATCCGGACCCCAAGAAGCGCTGGGACGGCCAATATGCGAGCCTGTGGGTCACCGACGGCGGCGGTGGCACCTTCAACGGGCTGTGGACGCCCAACACCTATGCGCAGGCGGGGCTCTACGTCTCGGACACCAGCACGCCCGGCTATGTCTACCAGATGTCGGCCGAGCATCACCGCCGCGCCGAGATCGTGCTCGACCGCGTCCGCAACTGGCAATTCCTGGCGCCGCAGACGGAGGAGGAGGCGGGCGAGAGCCGGGACGCGGTGGCGCTGGAGGTCCGCAACTCGCGCGACATCCTCTTTGCCAATCTGCACGCCTATCGCGTCACCCGCTCGCTCCAGCCTGCGCCCGCAGCCGTGACGCTGGATGGTTCGAGCGGCATCCGCTTCCGCAACGTGCACGTGAATGCCGAGAGCGGCTTTGCCACCTGCGACGGCAACGGATGCGGGACCTACCTGCGCGCCAGCAAATATCCGTATGAGAACGCGATCGTCGACGTGACTCGCCGCGCCGCAGTGCGCGAACGCGAGTTTGCGGTACTCGACGTGACGGACGCGCCGGCACCGGCAGCCAGCCCCTCCCTCGCCCCGGTCCGCATGCTGGCGGAGGGCTTCTACTCGCTCGGCGGTGGCGCCGTGGACCCGACGGGCAAGCTCTATTTCGTCGACCGCTATTTCCAGCGCATCCATGGCTGGTCGGAGAGGGAGGGACTGTCGATCGTCGCCGACGCGCCGCTCGATCCCGTCAACCTCGCGGTCGACCGCTCCGGCAAGCTGATGGTGCTGTCGTCCGCCGGCGCCGCGGCGACGGTGTACAGCATCGATCCCGCGGCTCCCCAGGCGCCGCGGATCATCGCGCCCACTCCCGCCTCCGCCGCCACGGGCGGGCGTATCGCCCTGCCAGCGAGCTTCTGGAACAACGGCGAGTTCCGCGACCAATATGATCCCGCCACCGATCGCTTCACGACGCTGGCAGAGATGTTCGCGCGCGACATGGCACTGCCCAAGCCGCTGGAATATCGCTCGCCCGACGGAAGCATCGCGCTTCCTGCCTACCGGGTTTGGCAGCAGGGTCCGGCCGATCACCTGGGCTGGCGGTTCTCGGACACGCTCGACACCTATGGCTTCGTCCACGGCACCGTGGGTTCCCGCGTCTATGTCGCGAACGGCTCCGAGGATCGTACCTACAGTGGCCTCCTGGGCGCTGGCGGCGCGGTGACCGACCTCAAGCCCTTTGCGCCGCGCGGCGGCGAAAGCGTGGCCGTGGGCCCGGACGGGCGCGTCTATGTCGCGAACGGCGAGATCTTCGTCTACGGCGTCGACGGGCGCGAGCAGGGGCGCATCGACGTGCCGCAGCGTCCGCTCCAATTGCTGTTCGGCGGCCCGGACGGCGCCACGCTGTTCATCCTCGCCCATCATGCGCTGTTCGCGGCGCGGCCCTGA
- a CDS encoding glycosyl hydrolase family 28-related protein, whose translation MKATWLLGAAALMLPAPVLAKSSSVYLQAPDDPRAITVRGVGDGRADDSAAIQQAIDAAAEGGHGGVVFLPSGRYRISRTIFVKSAVRVFGVGPTRPEIILGDNTAGFGSGVAAMVAFTGEDQYRVGKAPVPPRTSVPFDPSIFDATSSTFYSALSNVDFRIGSGNAGAVAVRFRVAQHGYLRHVDFHIGSGLAGVYQAGNEFENLRFYGGRYGIMSEKTSPAWQFTLIDSEFQGQRDAAIREHEVDLTLVNVAIRDTPVGIEIDRGYSDSLFGKQVRFENVSNAGVLISEENNVFTQIGFADAVAVKTPTFARFRDSGKTVAGSGARYQVKDFSYGLKLAGLGTIGDYATDVEMAPLSRAPARPAAKIRALPPVSQWTNVRDLGVKGDDTTDDTAALQRAIDTHRVLYLPMGRYRVTDTLKLRPDSVLIALHPSLTHLYLPDETPAFMGVGGPKALIQSAKGGNAIVHGLGLWTGGVNPRATALLWRAGEASEVNDVKIQGGGGTVLTKGSPIGFGDPRARFDGQYPSIWVTDGGGGTFAALWSPNTLASAGFYVSDTKTPGHVYQLSAEHHYRAEIVLKNVENWEFLAPQTEQEVQDGVNAVSTEFHNSRNILFANYHGYRVTRSIKPMDAAVKLYNSGDIRFRNVHVNAESGFASCDAKGCGTFTRVSKFPFENAIKDMTRQQEVREREFARLDLPAAPTAAATQSGVPVSPGVEKLADGFYSIAGGAVDANGKLFFIDRFFQRIHGWSKPEGLTIVADAPLDAVNLAVDRSGDLLVLSSAGRDGTVFSIDPKKPVDVRVIAPTPARAHNGASTLLPVNVWANGEFADRIDPATYAYPPLSHFFVDKLGEAKAQEYVSPDGSLVLPAFRVWNQGPDDHRGWRWSDTLDAYGLVAADAEGRVVVTNASENRTYSGRVAESGRVTDLKIVADRGGESVARDASGNLYVANGQVFVYGPDSRLQRRIDVPERPLQLLLGGPDRRTLYILTHHSLYATGI comes from the coding sequence ATGAAGGCGACCTGGCTGCTCGGCGCGGCGGCATTGATGCTGCCCGCCCCGGTTCTGGCAAAGTCATCATCGGTCTACCTCCAGGCTCCCGACGACCCGCGTGCGATCACCGTCCGGGGCGTCGGCGACGGACGCGCGGACGATAGCGCCGCGATCCAGCAGGCGATCGATGCCGCTGCGGAAGGCGGCCACGGCGGCGTGGTCTTCCTTCCCTCCGGCCGATACCGCATCAGCCGCACCATCTTCGTGAAGTCCGCCGTGCGGGTGTTCGGCGTCGGCCCGACTCGTCCCGAGATCATCCTTGGGGACAACACCGCCGGCTTCGGCTCGGGCGTTGCGGCGATGGTGGCCTTCACGGGCGAGGACCAGTATCGTGTCGGCAAGGCGCCGGTGCCGCCGCGCACCAGCGTGCCGTTCGATCCCAGCATCTTCGACGCCACGTCGAGTACCTTTTATTCCGCGCTGTCCAACGTGGATTTCCGCATCGGCTCGGGCAATGCGGGCGCGGTCGCGGTGCGTTTCCGCGTCGCGCAGCACGGCTATCTGCGCCACGTCGACTTCCACATCGGCTCCGGGCTCGCGGGCGTCTATCAGGCGGGCAACGAGTTCGAGAACCTCCGCTTCTACGGCGGCCGCTATGGCATCATGTCGGAAAAGACCTCGCCTGCCTGGCAGTTCACGCTGATCGATTCCGAGTTCCAGGGCCAGCGCGATGCCGCGATCCGCGAGCATGAGGTCGACCTGACGCTGGTGAACGTCGCCATCCGCGACACGCCGGTCGGGATCGAGATCGACCGCGGCTATTCGGACTCGCTGTTCGGCAAGCAGGTGCGGTTCGAGAATGTCTCGAACGCGGGCGTGCTGATCTCCGAAGAGAACAACGTCTTCACCCAGATCGGCTTCGCCGATGCGGTGGCGGTCAAAACGCCGACGTTCGCCCGCTTCCGCGACAGCGGGAAGACGGTGGCCGGGTCGGGGGCCCGCTACCAGGTCAAGGACTTCTCCTACGGGCTGAAGCTCGCCGGATTGGGCACGATCGGCGACTATGCGACCGACGTCGAGATGGCGCCGCTCAGCCGCGCGCCGGCGCGCCCGGCGGCAAAGATCCGCGCGCTGCCGCCGGTGTCGCAATGGACCAACGTCCGCGACCTCGGCGTAAAGGGCGACGATACGACCGACGATACGGCGGCGTTGCAGCGTGCCATCGACACCCACCGCGTTCTGTATCTGCCGATGGGGCGGTACCGCGTCACCGACACGCTCAAGCTGCGTCCGGACAGCGTGCTGATCGCGCTCCATCCGAGCCTTACCCACCTCTACCTGCCGGACGAGACGCCCGCGTTCATGGGCGTCGGCGGGCCCAAGGCGCTGATCCAGAGCGCCAAGGGTGGCAATGCCATCGTCCACGGCCTAGGCCTGTGGACCGGCGGCGTGAACCCGCGCGCGACGGCGCTGCTGTGGCGCGCGGGCGAGGCGTCGGAGGTCAACGACGTCAAGATCCAGGGCGGCGGCGGCACCGTGCTGACCAAGGGCAGCCCGATCGGCTTCGGCGACCCGCGCGCGCGCTTCGACGGGCAATATCCCAGCATCTGGGTGACCGACGGCGGCGGCGGCACCTTTGCGGCGCTATGGTCGCCCAACACGCTGGCGTCGGCCGGCTTCTACGTTTCGGACACCAAGACGCCGGGGCACGTCTACCAGTTGTCGGCCGAGCACCACTATCGTGCCGAGATCGTGCTCAAGAACGTCGAGAACTGGGAGTTCCTGGCGCCGCAGACCGAGCAGGAGGTGCAGGACGGCGTCAACGCGGTCTCGACCGAATTCCACAACTCCCGCAACATCCTGTTCGCCAACTACCACGGCTATCGCGTGACGCGGTCGATCAAGCCGATGGATGCGGCGGTGAAGCTCTACAACTCGGGCGACATCCGCTTCCGCAACGTTCATGTGAACGCCGAGAGCGGCTTTGCGAGCTGCGACGCGAAAGGCTGCGGCACCTTCACCCGCGTCAGCAAATTCCCGTTCGAGAACGCGATCAAGGACATGACCCGGCAACAGGAGGTCCGCGAGCGGGAGTTCGCGCGGCTCGACCTGCCTGCCGCGCCCACCGCGGCCGCAACCCAGTCCGGGGTGCCGGTGTCGCCGGGCGTGGAGAAGCTCGCCGACGGCTTCTACTCGATCGCGGGCGGGGCGGTGGATGCCAACGGCAAGCTCTTCTTCATCGACCGCTTCTTCCAGCGCATCCACGGCTGGTCCAAGCCCGAGGGGCTGACGATCGTCGCCGACGCGCCGCTCGACGCGGTCAACCTGGCGGTCGATCGTTCCGGCGACCTGCTGGTGCTCTCCTCCGCCGGTCGGGACGGAACGGTGTTCAGCATCGATCCGAAGAAGCCGGTCGATGTCCGGGTGATCGCGCCGACGCCGGCGCGCGCGCACAACGGCGCCTCGACCCTGCTCCCGGTCAACGTCTGGGCGAATGGAGAGTTCGCCGACCGCATCGATCCCGCGACCTACGCCTACCCGCCGCTGTCCCACTTCTTCGTCGACAAGCTGGGGGAGGCGAAGGCGCAGGAATATGTCTCCCCGGACGGATCGCTGGTGCTGCCGGCCTTCCGCGTGTGGAACCAGGGGCCGGACGATCATCGCGGGTGGCGCTGGTCGGACACCCTCGACGCCTATGGGCTGGTCGCGGCCGATGCCGAGGGCCGGGTGGTCGTCACCAACGCTTCGGAGAACCGGACCTACAGCGGCCGGGTGGCCGAAAGCGGCCGGGTGACCGACCTCAAGATCGTGGCGGATCGCGGCGGCGAGAGCGTGGCCCGGGATGCTTCCGGCAACCTCTATGTCGCGAACGGGCAGGTGTTCGTCTACGGCCCGGACTCGCGCCTGCAGCGGCGGATCGACGTGCCGGAGCGGCCGCTGCAACTGCTATTGGGCGGGCCGGACCGGCGGACGCTCTACATCCTCACCCATCACAGCCTGTACGCGACCGGCATCTGA
- a CDS encoding gluconokinase: protein MGVSGTGKTTLSVRLGAELGCPVLEGDAFHSAASVAKMRAGHPLTDADRWPWLDRLGRAIGEASSTRGIAVAACSALKRAYRERLAAASAVPMYFVLLDTAREEIARRMASRDGHYMPPSLLDSQLATLERPMPDERALTLDAARTPESLCAEVRAWLDLVPASR from the coding sequence ATGGGGGTGAGCGGCACGGGCAAGACGACGCTGTCGGTAAGGCTCGGTGCAGAGCTCGGCTGCCCCGTCTTGGAGGGTGATGCCTTTCATTCGGCGGCAAGTGTCGCCAAGATGCGGGCCGGCCACCCCCTGACCGATGCGGATCGCTGGCCCTGGCTCGACCGGCTGGGGCGCGCGATCGGCGAGGCAAGCTCGACGCGGGGCATCGCCGTCGCGGCCTGCTCCGCCCTCAAGCGTGCCTATCGCGAGAGGCTGGCCGCTGCATCGGCCGTGCCAATGTACTTTGTTCTGCTCGACACTGCGCGCGAGGAGATCGCGCGGCGGATGGCGAGCCGCGACGGCCATTACATGCCGCCCAGCCTCCTCGACAGCCAGTTGGCGACGCTGGAGCGTCCCATGCCGGACGAGCGCGCACTGACGTTGGATGCGGCGCGGACGCCGGAAAGTCTTTGTGCGGAGGTCCGTGCCTGGCTCGACCTCGTGCCCGCGTCCCGCTGA
- a CDS encoding FadR/GntR family transcriptional regulator: protein MSEGRLADRAYTEIVRIINDQGMVSGDRLPSEARLADLFGMSRTIVREALARLASDGITEARRGAGSYVKRRPSDRLGSHMPMDALAATLGTYEVRFVLEAEAARLAAQRRSHQQLEAIERALSALRAALLSNAPAHDEDWNLHRSIAEATGNAAFPPVFDHLQDAVMQILRAGVEISRARPPEVIGAMMDEHDAIVDAIRARDADGAALAMRWHLSQGRKRLMP from the coding sequence ATGAGCGAGGGACGTCTCGCGGATCGCGCCTATACGGAGATCGTCCGGATCATCAACGATCAGGGGATGGTGAGCGGGGATCGCCTACCCTCCGAGGCCCGGCTGGCCGATCTGTTCGGCATGTCGCGCACCATCGTGCGCGAGGCGCTCGCCCGCCTCGCCTCCGACGGCATCACCGAGGCACGTCGAGGCGCGGGCTCCTATGTGAAGCGGCGGCCGTCCGATCGGCTCGGCTCGCACATGCCGATGGACGCGCTGGCGGCAACGCTGGGCACCTATGAAGTACGCTTCGTGCTGGAGGCGGAGGCGGCACGGCTGGCGGCCCAGCGGCGTTCGCACCAGCAACTCGAGGCGATCGAGCGGGCGTTAAGCGCGTTGCGCGCCGCGCTCCTCTCGAACGCGCCCGCGCATGACGAGGACTGGAACCTCCACCGCAGCATCGCGGAGGCCACCGGCAACGCGGCGTTCCCGCCGGTCTTCGATCACCTGCAGGACGCGGTGATGCAGATCCTGCGTGCAGGCGTCGAGATCTCGCGCGCGCGCCCGCCCGAGGTGATCGGCGCGATGATGGACGAGCATGACGCGATCGTGGACGCGATCCGCGCCCGGGATGCCGATGGTGCGGCGCTGGCGATGCGGTGGCATCTGTCGCAGGGACGCAAGCGGCTGATGCCGTGA
- a CDS encoding helix-turn-helix domain-containing protein, whose product MGGTAQQTRRSEPLASHAAEFGLAQLTPTQIKVLRGVHSGLLNKQIAFDLGIAEATVKAHMTALMRKLNVRNRTQVAIAAQALAHHLS is encoded by the coding sequence ATGGGAGGGACCGCCCAACAGACTCGCCGATCCGAACCGCTCGCGAGCCACGCGGCCGAGTTCGGTCTGGCGCAACTGACACCTACGCAGATCAAGGTTCTGCGCGGTGTCCACTCAGGGCTACTCAACAAGCAGATCGCCTTCGACCTTGGCATCGCCGAGGCGACAGTGAAGGCGCACATGACCGCATTGATGCGCAAGCTGAACGTGCGCAACCGTACCCAGGTGGCGATCGCCGCACAGGCGCTGGCCCACCACCTTTCCTGA
- a CDS encoding GntT/GntP/DsdX family permease, whose protein sequence is MTGEDLRLIGAALGGILLAVLMIVRGRLHPFIGLLCGAFAVGLLAGLPLPETAKAVQKGVGDIIGGTGLVVALGLSLGAMLHLSGGAATLAKGALQLTGARAAPWATLGIAIVIGLPLFFETGLVLLLPIVVAAAETMAGDDPAERDAAKLRLIMPALAGLGVVHALVPPHPGPLLAVEALGADLGRTMLYGIVIAIPTAIVAGPMLAKVTARGVRLEAPVLTDHRLDIATPGRGSALLIVLLPVVLIAAGEIGQMLPGLRGNTALAAASNPVVALLIANLLALPLLFGRRLREAAIQNAVWFETMGAAGAILLAIGAGGALKQVLVTAGLSDLLARVVLMYAISPLLLGWLIAVGIRLAAGSATVATITAVGIMPGVVAGSGVSPELVVLAVGAGSVFFSHVNDPGFWLVKSYVGTSTADTFRTWSLLETAISVVGLMLVLALSYVV, encoded by the coding sequence ATGACCGGCGAAGACCTTCGCCTGATCGGCGCGGCGCTGGGCGGCATTCTGCTGGCGGTGCTGATGATCGTGCGCGGCCGCCTCCACCCCTTCATCGGTCTGCTCTGCGGCGCCTTCGCCGTGGGTCTGCTCGCAGGTCTTCCCCTGCCGGAAACCGCCAAGGCGGTGCAGAAGGGCGTCGGCGACATCATCGGCGGCACCGGCCTGGTCGTGGCCCTTGGCCTGTCGCTCGGCGCGATGCTGCATCTGTCGGGCGGCGCCGCCACGCTGGCGAAGGGGGCGCTACAACTCACGGGCGCCCGAGCCGCACCCTGGGCTACTCTGGGCATCGCGATCGTCATCGGCCTGCCGCTGTTCTTCGAGACGGGCCTGGTGCTGTTGCTGCCGATCGTGGTCGCGGCAGCCGAAACGATGGCGGGCGACGATCCTGCCGAACGGGATGCGGCCAAGCTGCGCCTGATCATGCCGGCGCTCGCAGGCCTGGGCGTCGTCCACGCGCTGGTGCCCCCGCATCCCGGTCCGCTGCTCGCCGTCGAAGCGCTGGGCGCCGACCTCGGCCGCACGATGCTCTACGGCATCGTGATCGCAATCCCGACGGCGATCGTGGCAGGGCCGATGCTGGCAAAGGTCACCGCACGCGGCGTGCGGCTGGAGGCGCCGGTCCTCACCGATCACCGGCTGGACATCGCGACACCCGGGCGCGGGAGCGCACTGCTCATCGTGCTTCTTCCCGTCGTTCTGATCGCCGCGGGCGAAATCGGGCAGATGCTGCCCGGGCTGCGCGGCAACACGGCGCTTGCCGCCGCGAGCAACCCGGTCGTGGCATTGCTGATCGCCAACCTGCTCGCGCTGCCGCTGCTGTTCGGAAGGCGCCTGCGCGAGGCGGCGATCCAGAACGCGGTCTGGTTCGAAACCATGGGTGCTGCCGGTGCGATCCTGCTCGCGATCGGTGCGGGCGGCGCGCTCAAGCAGGTGCTGGTGACGGCCGGTCTGTCGGACCTGCTCGCGCGGGTCGTGCTGATGTACGCCATCTCGCCGCTGCTGCTCGGCTGGCTGATCGCGGTCGGCATCCGCCTGGCCGCCGGCTCGGCGACCGTGGCGACGATCACTGCGGTGGGCATCATGCCGGGTGTGGTCGCCGGTTCCGGCGTCTCCCCCGAACTGGTAGTGCTGGCGGTGGGCGCCGGATCGGTGTTCTTCAGCCATGTGAACGATCCCGGCTTCTGGCTGGTCAAAAGCTATGTCGGCACCAGCACCGCCGACACGTTCCGCACCTGGTCGCTGCTGGAGACGGCCATTTCGGTCGTCGGCCTCATGCTGGTGCTCGCGCTCAGCTATGTCGTCTGA